In Erigeron canadensis isolate Cc75 chromosome 1, C_canadensis_v1, whole genome shotgun sequence, a single window of DNA contains:
- the LOC122582252 gene encoding ATP synthase subunit gamma, mitochondrial: protein MAMAALRKESRRLAPLISSSPNPATNAFRSTALSPSQEQVGLGVRSISTQIVRNRMKSVKNIQKITKAMKMVAASKLRAIQVRAENSRGLWQPFTALLGDTPSVNVKKNVIVTISSDKGLCGGINSTSVKISRALYKINSGPEAESKYVILGEKGKAQLIRDSKKDIELTMTELQKNFLNYTQISVIADDILKNVEFDALRIVFNKFQSVVSFLPTTATVLSPEIVERESEAGGKIGDLDSYEIEGGETKSEVLQNLSEFQFSCVMFNAVLENACSEQGARMSAMDSSSRNAGDMLDRLTLTYNRTRQASITTELTEIISGASALEG, encoded by the exons ATGGCGATGGCTGCTCTGAGGAAAGAATCAAGACGTTTGGCTCCTCTGATTTCATCATCTCCAAATCCTGCCACCAATGCATTCCGATCCACTGCTCTTTCTCCCTCTCA GGAGCAGGTGGGTCTTGGGGTTCGCTCCATATCAACCCAAATTG TTAGAAACCGTATGAAGAGTGTTAAGAATATTCAGAAGATTACAAAGGCCATGAAGATGGTTGCAGCTTCAAAGCTGAGAGCAATTCAAGTTAGAGCTGAGAATTCCCGTGGATTATGGCAGCCATTTACTGCTCTTCTTGGCGACACTCCAA GTGTGAATGTCAAGAAGAATGTGATTGTCACTATTTCTTCAGACAAGGGTCTTTGTGGTGGTATCAACTCTACATCCGTGAAGATAAGCAGAGCCCTTTACAAGATCAACTCTG GTCCTGAAGCAGAAAGTAAATATGTGATTTTGGGAGAAAAGGGAAAGGCTCAACTTATCCGTGACTCTAAGAAAGACATTGAGTTGACTATGACTGAGTTGCAAAAGAATTTTCTTAATTACACCCAG ATATCCGTAATTGCAGATGACATTTTGAAGAATGTTGAGTTTGATGCGTTGAGGATTGTATTTAACAAGTTTCAATCGGTTGTTTCGTTTCTGCCTACAACTGCAACTGTGTTGTCTCCTGAG ATTGTGGAAAGAGAATCTGAAGCGGGGGGGAAGATTGGTGATTTGGATTCATATGAAATTGAAGGTGGTGAAACCAAATCAGAAGTTCTTCAGAATCTATCTGAATTCCAGTTTTCATGT GTAATGTTTAACGCAGTTTTGGAGAATGCGTGTAGTGAGCAAGGAGCTCGGATGTCTGCCATGGACAGCTCTAGCAGAAATGCTGGTGACATGCTTGATAGGCTTACACTCACATACAAcag GACTCGTCAAGCATCGATCACTACTGAACTCACTGAAATTATTTCTGGAGCATCTGCATTGGAGGGTTAA